The genomic interval GGAAACGTCCGTAGAGACATCGAACATGGGAATCACAGCTCATCGGCCGACCATTCCCGGTGACTAGATTGAAATTCTAACAGATGCAGTTGCGAGTTCAACCCGCTTCTAGAGTTTGGTTCCTCACCCGCCAATCGCCCTTCCCAGCAAAAATAGACGTGTCAGCCAAAAAGATGCTTTGGTGGAACCAATTGACGCGACGACGTGTAAAGTAATTTGCTCAACTAAGCGGCGAAATTTTTGTCACAAGACTGAATTGGTTGAGGCGGGGCCTCGGCAAATATTGCCACCTAAGGTACCGAACTCCTGGTTCCAGAAACCTAGACATCTTCACGGCTGAAGGTATAACAAGTCTTTGATGTAGCCATCCGCTGAAACGATGCTAACCATGCAACGCTCCAGTGCTCACTAActaagtcaaagcacccagTTATGGCCCCCCCTAGTTTTGGTGGGGCTACACCAAAacctactactttatactatacatataactagctttacttagtatataaaaatataactaaaattaatttatatatacatttaactatacttctatattattatacttttagtaatatatactaacttagtattacgtaattatttcaAATACATAAATTTCAAAAAACACATAGTTAAGAggtaataattagaatataaattacttaagaGTTATTTTCTTTTAGAAGCTAAAATTGTAATATATTagaattatatatagaaacTATATacaaatagcttttttatacttttataattttttatagcttagtaatactaagttaaagaTTCCTTATAGTAAATTTTATATAGGAGAATTTAAAACTgaatatattacgtaattatataataaaagtagggtATAAGATATATATTTGATTAaggataagtataaatagtataaatatagttttatatttctttttcaactataattataaacgttatttaagcttttaaaCTGTTAGTGTCGcctagtaatttatatataaacactAACATTTTCAAaactttaactttaacttaataaaactacttaattaagtagtattacgtaatatagtattttttttattaaaatataaataagtttctatttaaatatgaAATATTGAAGTTTATTACTGAGCAGCCGATTTATTAGACCTATAGtgaaaagtagtactattgGTGTAAATGGGGggcccaaaagggggggggggccataactgggtgctttgacttacTGATTGTGCTGCGAGTTGCGAGTTGCGAAATGTGATTCAAGGAGTCGTTCTAGTGCGACAATATAATGACCGAGCGGTGTTCCAGGACTCGTGTGAACTGCCCGCCGCTCGACCCGGTGTACCCACTCCCGATTTAAATGAGGCGGATGCGATCCAAGACTCCCCTGTATGACTTCGGAATGCCGCGGGCCGTGAAGTGTTCAAGTCGTTGACATACGCAGTGGGCACCATGACTCGTCCCAATGGCATTGATCATGGATTTTCTGGTTCGGCTGGTGGGCAGTCGAATTTTGTTCCAGGAACGCCGTCATTGCGCTGTGTTGATCAACGTCGTTTCGAGGAACTTTAATCAATATAGAGTTCAAGTCATATTAGTCCAAACACCTCAGGGGCTACACTGCCGTACAACAAGGTCATGAACATGTGGAGCCGTTGCGGAAGATGAATCAGTATTTAGACAAGTGACGACTTATAACTCACGAGAAGTTGAAAATATTCACTCAAGTCAACTACAGTCAACTCTTACCCATCATCACTCGAGACTCTACAGACAAACCAAAATGCATATCTCTACTATCTCAACCCTGGGCCTCCTCCTCAGCCTCCCCTTGGCTGCCGTTGCACAATCGCGATGCCAATCGGACATGATCACCACCGATAAAGACAAAGAATATAGCGTAGCGGTCAACTTCGACAGCGCCTCGAAAAAGTACACCGCAACAGTGACGCCTGGCGACATGTCTCTTACCATTCCTGCCTTAAGCATCACCAACAACGGCGGATACAAGCGACTTTTCTGTCTTGCCAGTGAGCCGGACAGACCACGATCTGTCAGTTGCTTTGCACTTGAGCCAAAGTCGACTTGTGCCTTGCCGGATTATTACGGTGTACCCTTCAGACTCGACACCTACCGTCGTTGAAGGATGACAACTCTAGTGTCGACACTGAGAGCGCTATCGCATATCTATGTGCTACGGCAGCTTTCATCGTCACCGCAGAATAAGACAATGTTACGGCATACGTCTACGGAGTTATTGGGTACTGGCGATTATCGAGATTGCACTACATCTAATAGAATTCTAAAACAAACTTTGAACCATGGATAAAATTCCCTCGCTTTGCCAAATTTGAGAAGTGATTGTTGTTGATCAAATATACCTCTACAAATGTATTTACTCAAGTATAACACTTCTCCCGATACATACACGGTCTAATACTTCAAACCATGCTTCATTCATCGCGAAGTCTCTGAGTCTCGCCAGGCATATGTGTAAGTAGATCAGGTATCGATTAAGCTTACTGCAAGAAATGCCCAGTCTACAATGGTCGGTGTTCAAATTTCGCTCTCTGCTCGAATAATTCGATCTATATCACTGAGATTCAGCAAGGCGTTTTCCGTATCAGGATTTCACTTGCAGTGACGCTGTTGAGCCCGTGGGCACTACATGCGAAGCAACTGCCTAACAATTACCACAATGATTGTAATTGTTTGTGGCGCTGGCAGAGCCCGCCGCCAACCCCAAGCTTCCTTATATTTTGAACATGCCTCAATGTGGGCTAGTGTGGTTTTTTCAATGGTCGGGATATAAGGTACTTTATGCACTGAGTTGGTTTCCTACAGGCAGCATAACTGAAGTCTCACAAATGGGAAATCAGCTTCacctcttataaaatcttGTTCCCAGTGATAGTTCCTAAAGGTATCAAGTCCTAGAGAAATGACAGCATTCTACCTTCGTAATCGGTTAAACGCTTCTTCCGCGAAAGATTACCGATGCTATGGTTCTTAACCAGCATTGTTGACAAAGCAGTCAACAACAGAAAGATCTGAGATCAGTCAACAGTTGCATGCTGTAACCTGGGAAGACGAGGAAGAAACGTTATTGCAGCAAAGTTATTGCCTACGAATCATGTATCGGCTTTGCGCGAGGATCTCGTCAAGGACGCGGCATCCGCAGACGGACAATGGCGTTCCATGTCCGAAATAGAATCCGTACGGACGGGCTACTCCGGCGGCAAAGATGTGTCCGCAGGTTTAGTTCCTTTCTACCCAGAAATAAAGTTCACCCAGGACCGCGAAAGTGTGTTGCAACACTGTCTGTTAAGATTTGCTGAGAAATCAATCTGTTCTCGATTCAGGATAGGGAATCTAGTAACGTTAACTCTCTTATCTGTTCTGGCAGTTGTTTCCTGCAGTGCGTTTAAGAATCAGCTCAGCCCCTACGACTGTAAAAGATGGCACAGATTCGTCTTACATCTAATCTCTGCTCATTTTACTGACCGAAACTTGGGACAAAGGAATGGCCAGCATAAGCCACCAAACAATGTCGTAAATCAGTACAGTTGCAGTGTTCGGCGTAAGTCCTCTTCCAAATACCCTTTTACAACAGTACTAGAAGCCGACTTTGAGATGACGGTTATCACTTAGGTACTCAACTGAGTGAAAGTCGTTCCCACCGCAGGTGAAGATAGCCATCACCGACTCCGGTACACAATCGCTACACCAAGCGTTGACAGGACAAGACGCCGTGCTATGTGTCCTGGGCCATACTGTATCTGACAGGCAGGTTGATGTGATCAATGCTACTGCGAAGGTCGGCGTCAAGACGTTCATCCCAAGCGACTTTGGAACTCCCAAAGGGCCCAACGACGTCCCGGAGAACCGCGCTATCCTGAGGGAAAAGGCACAAGCACGAGCGCTTCTGGAGGAGAAGGCCAAAGAAGACGACAAGTTCACTTGAACCTCATTCTGGAATGGTCCTCTTCTAAACCGGGTGAGCATTGTACGATGTTATTTTCACGAGATTCCAGTGCCTAACGGAAGTCTCAGTCTATGGCCTTGATTCCCAATTTCGGCTTCGACCTCAAGAACCACTCAGCCACGATTTACGACTCAGGCAACGAGTCCTTCACAGCTATGAGCATTGGAAGGATCGGCAAGCCAATCGCTGCAGTCTTCAAGCATCCCGAGGAGACAAAAAACCGATATGTCAGGCTTTTCGCTTTTACAACCTCACAGCGAACAATCCTCGAAGCGATGGAGGGACTGACGAACTAGAATTGGGATACTGCCACGGTCAGCACTGAAGAAGCCAGACAAGAAGGCAAGATCAAATTGCAGAGAGGTGACTCTGAAGGGGCATCCTCCCGTGGCTCAACTCTATGAGGATGGAGCCGGCAGATCCGTCCTGGACGGGGCAGATAATGAGTTGCTCGAGGTCGAGCCTGAAGAACTAGATGAGGTGTTAGAAAGGCGATGGCTTGGGCTTAGCGGTCAGGACTCCTCCGGAAGGGTGCTAGTAAGAACTAGCAAGAGGGACACAAGCAACAAAGGAGCAGCTTGTATATATATCACGCAGGGAGCATACCCCTAGCTAGGAGGCAGATATCAGTGATTCGTCCTTTTAACCCTAAAAGTAGTTGGCTTctgtgagcttcttccctgtgtCGTACACACATTGACAGCACCTCACAAAGTCGTGTGGCATCGGGGGCTGTAATAACCCCTGCATCACGAGATAAAGTATCTTTTGCTTAGGTAAACCCCAAGAATAGAAAGAAATAACGCGAGGGAGTCACGGCAGTCGCCAGTGTATCGCACCTTCCTCAGGGTCCAAGGTCGCTCGGTCCGCACCTTCCCACCTCACTTCGGCTCCTTCCTGCACTACCTGACCTCAGACATACGGGCGCATCTCCCCTTCCGACCCAACCTCCCCGCCTCAGTACACGTCAACCCGTCACAACTTTACAACTTCTTCACGCAGAAAGCACCTTGTTCATTCCTTCAATTCACCAGCGCGCACTACTCTAATCTCTCACTTCTTTTCCCCGTCCCAAGCGAGTGCTTTCCCTGATAGGACGAGCCCAAGCCTTCCATAATCTCCGACATCGCTCATCGATATCACTCACCTCCAGCTTCACAGCTATTCTTCCACCGATCCGACGAACTTTCGCGAATTCTCCTGGTACCTAGACAGAGACACGTCGAGTCCCTTGTTGTCGTAACCAGAGACAGCATCGCGATGTACAACTACTGGGAGTGCAACACCTGCAATCGCGGCTTTGGCAGCGAGCATGCAGTCCAGCAACACATGGATGCACTGGGCCATTGGGGTTATGAACATACACCCCAATATCATAGCCGCCCCAGCTATGAATGCAACGATTGTAACGATTGGTATTCCGACGAGCAGGATCTCCGCGACCACGAGGCCGAGAAACACAACTACTGCGGTCTTTGCGACCGCTATTTTAACAACCAAAACAACATCCGGCAGGTCAGTCAATCTCATCCATTCTCGTCTTCAACAGCATAACTCATCGTGATTAGCACTTGAACTCTAGGGTTCATCGCAGCACCGGCGATATCCAGTGCCCCTTCTGCAAGCAGACAAGCAACACTGCAACTGGTCTTATCCACCATCTTGAGCGGGGTGCCTGTCCCAACGCCCCTCTGGACCGCGATAAGCTCTACCAGGCCGTGCGCGCCCGCGACCCCAACGGAGTCATCTGCAAGAAGCTTTTACAGTGGCACGCATCTCCTACCTACACCGCCACCGACCGAACATACAATGAACACATCGATGCTTACGAGTGTTATCTCTGTCACCGTGCCTTCTCGTCTTTGAGTGGTCTCAACCAGCATCTCAACTCTCCCGTTCATCAACAGAAACTCTACCACTGCCCGAACCGTCGTTGCGGTCGCGAGTATACCACCCTCGCCGCGGTCATCAACCACCTCGAAAGCGAATCCTGCGGCTATATGCGCTTTAAGGCAGTGCAGAAGAACGTTGGACAGATTCTCGATCCGCGTCGGATGCTTTCTCTCTAATGGAAGGTGCGATACTTGTGAGAATATTCTCGAAACAGTGGGCGTACGATGTGCGAACATGTGGGTACGGGTCTGCCGCGCGCCATGAAAATACTTTGACGAGACTGGTGTGAGACGATATGGAAGCGTGGAGCCGAGAAATCGTGGCTGCCAATATGTTGCAACTGTACAAGCTGATCGTGTCGTTTGTATCTAGATTCCCTCAACGATAGGTGAAGGGATTGAATGAAAGACTCTTCCTGTAATTGATTCGTTCCCCGGTCACGATCCGTCAGGCAATAAGGCACAGTTGATTTCTGCATTGCGGCTCACTCAAAGAGGCATTTACCAATGAAAGGCCTAACTTGCTTTATTGACTACCAATAGGGTGCAGGCGGTTCCAAACGAGATCTGGGCTCGCTTATCCATTCGTACCCATGATGTTGGGGAAAATGCGGACTCACACCCTCCGAAAACCATGCGTATCCGGAACTGCAAACCGAGTCCAGACGCTATGGGGCCGTCTGTCATTGGTGCCATAATAAGTCTTTGCCTGAATCGAGTCCGGTATCCAAGACATATCGCGCTTGCTCCCGCATTGCCGGGCCCAATTGGTAACAGAGACCAACGGAGCCCGTCAAGATGACACCTAAATCAGAAAGTAGCTTGTGAGTGTATCCTCTGGGATCTAGGTTCCTACCAATACATTTAAGGCTGATTCTGTCTGCATTCGAGGCTGATGAGGGTCTGTTTCAGTCAGACTTGTCCTTCTCATGCTCTTATCCGGCATATCTTCTCTCAAACCTCATGAGCCTACGACTCTTCaagaaataattactaaggtccTCAAAAGGATTTTAGTCTACCTAGCTCAACAGGCGAACCCTCAGTATTCTGAAACTCGTCTATATCTACCATGGGCTTAGAACAAACGCACAATGGGGACGTCGATGGCAACACCGATACCCCAAAATCCACGCACCCAACACTCAACACCATCGATTTTAACCTCCAAATTGGCGTTGAAGAAATTCTCACCGATGTTGATCCCGATGTCTCTCTGGAGTTTTTGCAGAAGGCCGAGGCTCACTCTGGAAAGCCTCCTCCAACGCGCATATCGAGAGAGGTGCTCGTCAGCACGCACAATAACTATGTTGAGCAGCAACAAAAGTCCGGGCAGCAAACAGGGCCGCGAATGGTGAAGAAGGTCGTGTTGGCACTGTCATATCCGCCGTCTGTCAAGTCTGTGGCGGATCTCACACCGGTACGTAGTTCTCTCAGACATGAGACAATTCGGCCAGAATCGCATCCGCTTACCCATGTCTAGATGCGCCTTGACGAGCTTTTGGTAGAGAATCATCACGAggaaaattacctcgtcctCAGGACAATCGTTCAGCCCTACCCAGGAGCCGGGACTATTACCGTCGTCGAAGATCAACATGGCAGCGTTGATAAGATGGCTCTTTACAATCAGGGCAACTCTACAATTTTGCAGTCTATCCCGGAAGGCTCAATGGTTCTCGTGAAAGAACCATATTATCGTTTCAGCGGCGACAACGACTTCATGCTTTGTGTTGACCACCCCTCAGATATTGTGCTTCTTCGACCAGGCCCAGACGATGCGCTCATCCCAGAGCTTTTCAGGGCGGTGCCAGAGTTCGAGACTGCCGCTGACTGGAAGGCCGCTGGGGATCGAGCCTTTATCTCCAAGAATCTCCCTTTGGCAGTGGCGAAGTGAGATGAACCACCCTTTCTTTTAATTGAATACGGGCTTATACGAGTTTTGTAGTTACACCAGAGCTCTAGAATTGGCCTCAGAGAAAGACACCTCCTTCCAGATTGATGTTCTATTGAAACGAGCGGGGATCAATCTTACCCTTAATTGTTTTGACGGCGCACTATCAGACGCTCTCTCCTCGAGAGGGGCATCCTCAGACTGGAAGTCGCATTTCATTGCGGGCAAGGCGGCTTACCAACTCACGGATTTCCAGACTAGCAAGCTACACTTCGACTCGGCTCTAGCACTCAAACCCGAGGCAGCCAACATCCGGAAGGAATACGAAAGATGCGAAGCAAGACTCGAGGAAGAAAAAGGCAACTACGATCTCGCAGATATGACAGCGAGTGTCACTTCCAAGAATATCCACATCGACAGAGCAAGCTTTTTGGCACGCACCCAAGTCAGAGACTCACCACACCACGGGCGCGGCCTCTTCGCCACAGAAAACATCAAGGCCGGGGAGATGGTATTCGCAGAGAGAGCAACAAGTGTTCCTAACGAATTCAATCCAGAACACAACGCAGCTGCAGCATACGCCCAGCTCGTGGAGTTGTGCACAGATAACCCAACAATTCACAAGAAGGTTCTAGACCTTCACGGAGGGTCCTACAAGCGCACCGGCCAAGAAGGCACACTTGTCGACGGCAGACCAGTCATCGATGTCTTCCTTCTCGAGTCTATCCGCCGCAAGAATTGCTTCAGTGGCGCCCAGGTGTCGGCGCAGGCCGCGAATTCAGAATGGAACATGTGGAAGCAGGGCATGTCGCGCGGGCTCTGGGTGTATTCGGCCTATGCCAACCACGCGTGCCTTCCCAATGCTAACAGGTCCTTCATCGGAGACATCCTCATCGCCACGGCTACTGTCGATATCCCTGCCGGCACTGAGATTACACATATTTACCTACCTCCTAAGGCGGCGTACCTCCATCGAATGCCGCAATTCCGCCGCAGCTGGGGTTTCGTCTGTAGCTGCGCCCTCTGTGCCGGTGAATCCGGGTCCTCGACGGAGCAGCACCAGAAGAGGAATACTGTTCTTGCAGAGATCGAGGCCCTCATCAGGAGAAAGCGTCCAACCAAGTTCTACCCCGACGCGATGATTCGACAGGTCGAGAGGTTCGCAAACAAGCTCTCTGATCTTCATGAGAAAGAGGTCTACGATGACCTTTCATTACCGCGCCTCATGCTCGTCTGGCCGACGATGTGGCTCGTGGAAGTATGGCACACCAGGAAGCAATGGAAGAAGGTCGTCAAGTGGAGTAGTGAGGTTTTCCGCAACTTTGGCTTCGTCGACCCGGTGAGAGAGGGGAGGCTGTGGATGTATAAGGACACGCAGGCGGTGACGACGTTTGAGGTCATAAGGGCTTTGAAATGGTCGGCCGAGGCCTACACCGCACTGGGCGAAGGGGCATTGGCGAGAGATTGTTTGGATGCTGCGAGGACTGGGTTGAAGACCATGGTCGGGTTTGTCACAGAAGACACATTTGCAGCGTTCAAGTAGGCCGTTTGTCATTGTGCTCCTGACATCGAGCGGCCTTCCGTCCTATCACATTCTTTGCTTACCTCTCAAGTCCGGACGTTCCGCTCCCTCGGTAACTTACGGGTTGCGCATCGTACGGAAGGAAAACGAATAATTTTGATTGCGCTATTTGTTGAATTCACAGGATAAGAAACATCAGAGGCTTGGCAAACGGCGCTCTTCTTGGCATCGCGGACGTTGAGCATGAATCAGGGCATAGCGTTATCGCTGCGAAGAACCCCTTCTTGGCACTTCAAGGTTTTCAGCTGTGTGAAGTCTCCCAGCCATCAGCCTGTGAGACTGTTGTTTTTCCCCAAAGCTGTGAGCACGTGGGACGCCAGGAATTGAGTTTCGACGTGTGTTATGGGCCCTTTGAGCACAGAATTGAAAGTAAAGCCTGGCTTCTCGCTTCTTACTTCGCTATATCTTATTGTTCCGGGTATATTTACCCAATTGTTACGTATTTCCCAATATGTCATCGTGAGCGAAAGAGTTGCACCGCATTCGTTTCTCCAACGTTGTTACCTGCGAGAGTCCATTCCGGGAATCTTCGAGCTCGGCGCAAGGAAGCATCACATTCCCCGCGCGTTCAACCTCCACTCACCACCAACAACACCAGCCAACTCTACAACATCACCTCCGATCCCTCACAAATGGCCCCGACAGACCAGGAAATAGGTCGCGTGCTTATCGTTAGCCTGTGAGGGGCAATCGACAATGAAGCGGGGTACGCAGCAGTGAAGCTGCAAGCCAAGAACACTTCTGCCATCGATGCTTGGCTTCCCCCACCTCGTGGGAGGTCGGTCAGCACTTCTTCGGACAACGCCGATCTCAATCCTCGTGATAAGTTCGGTTTTCTTGCTGCTGTGAATGTGATGAGTGAACCGGGCTCCCCGCTGACGCTCTTCCCTTCCCCAAAGTCCTTCCATGCCGGCCCCGGGAATGTGGGAAGAACTTTACGCGGCAAGTACTTGGACCTTCTATGTTGAGTTGGACGCGTGATCGTGAAAGAGGAGGTTTAAATCGACCACCCACGATGTCTTGGCTCGTGTATATCACCACAACTCCCGCCTCTCAGTAAAGATGTGCCTCCATTGCCAATCCAACCTTCACCCCAAGTGTCATCCGATCTTGGCCCTTTGCCTCGTGGACTGTGCTCCGTAGCATTCCACGATGTCCGCCTCTGCCCTCGCCCTGGTCCTCTTGGCGTCCGCGCCCTTGGCCACCCTCGCCCAAACCTTCCAACGCCTCGGCGCCTGCCCAGACCTCGGATGCGTTTTCCCGCCCGACCAAGCCCATTTCCTCCCCGGCCAAAACTTTGACATCCGCGTCGAGATCCACGCGCCGGTTAACGGGACCGAGGCCTTCAACGACGGCGTGCCGGACCCGGAGTTCACCCTCACGATTGCGAGCAATAGCGAGCCCGAGGGCAAGTCTGTCGTCGATTTCTTTGGGATCGAGAAGGAGCCTGAGCTGGAGACGTGGGCGTTCTCGTGGTATGAGGATCTGTTTGCGCAGGATGCGGGGAATAAGTCTGTGGTGAATGTGGCGTCCAAGGCTTACCGTCACTTGTCACTGTACGAGCCGGGGAACTACACGGTTGAGTTGAACTATTACAACGGCACGAAGAAGACCCTGACGGAGTGGCTTGTTCGTCCTCTTgctgaggagaagaaggccaagaaTGTGATTTTGTTCATCGGGGACGGTATGACGACGAACATGATTACGGCTGCACGCTTGTTGGGTCACAAGAGCGTGAATGGAAAGTATCAGTCGAGGATGCAGATGGACCAGTTCCCTATCTTGGGGCATCAGATGGTGAGTTGCGTTGGCGGAGGGAAGAAGGCGAGATGAACCGTGATCAAATGCTAAAATGAGAGTAGACACATTCCGTCGACAGCTTCATCACTGACAGCGCCAACTCTGCGTCCGCGCTATACTCTGGCCATAAAGGCACATCGGACTCCATGGGGTGAGTTCATGAACCAAGGTCTTT from Colletotrichum lupini chromosome 2, complete sequence carries:
- a CDS encoding alkaline phosphatase yields the protein MALIPNFGFDLKNHSATIYDSGNESFTAMSIGRIGKPIAAVFKHPEETKNRYKPDKKARSNCREVTLKGHPPVAQLYEDGAGRSVLDGADNELLEVEPEELDEVLERRWLGLSGQDSSGRVLHLTKSCGIGGLYRTFLRVQGRSVRTFPPHFGSFLHYLTSDIRAHLPFRPNLPASVHVNPSQLYNFFTQKAPCSFLQFTSAHYSNLSLLFPDEPKPSIISDIAHRYHSPPASQLFFHRSDELSRILLVPRQRHVESLVVVTRDSIAMYNYWECNTCNRGFGSEHAVQQHMDALGHWGYEHTPQYHSRPSYECNDCNDWYSDEQDLRDHEAEKHNYCGLCDRYFNNQNNIRQHLNSRVHRSTGDIQCPFCKQTSNTATGLIHHLERGACPNAPLDRDKLYQAVRARDPNGVICKKLLQWHASPTYTATDRTYNEHIDAYECYLCHRAFSSLSGLNQHLNSPVHQQKLYHCPNRRCGREYTTLAAVINHLESESCGYMRFKAVQKNWAYDVRTYDMEAWSREIVAANMLQLYKLITLPVIDSFPGHDPSGNKAQVQAVPNEIWARLSIRTHDVGENADSHPPKTMRIRNCKPSPDAMGPSVIGAIISLCLNRVRYPRHIALAPALPGPIGNRDQRSPFLPIHLRLILSAFEADEEQTHNGDVDGNTDTPKSTHPTLNTIDFNLQIGVEEILTDVDPDVSLEFLQKAEAHSGKPPPTRISREVLVSTHNNYVEQQQKSGQQTGPRMVKKVVLALSYPPSVKSVADLTPMRLDELLVENHHEENYLVLRTIVQPYPGAGTITVVEDQHGSVDKMALYNQGNSTILQSIPEGSMVLVKEPYYRFSGDNDFMLCVDHPSDIVLLRPGPDDALIPELFRAVPEFETAADWKAAGDRAFISKNLPLAVANYTRALELASEKDTSFQIDVLLKRAGINLTLNCFDGALSDALSSRGASSDWKSHFIAGKAAYQLTDFQTSKLHFDSALALKPEAANIRKEYERCEARLEEEKGNYDLADMTASVTSKNIHIDRASFLARTQVRDSPHHGRGLFATENIKAGEMVFAERATSVPNEFNPEHNAAAAYAQLVELCTDNPTIHKKVLDLHGGSYKRTGQEGTLVDGRPVIDVFLLESIRRKNCFSGAQVSAQAANSEWNMWKQGMSRGLWVYSAYANHACLPNANRSFIGDILIATATVDIPAGTEITHIYLPPKAAYLHRMPQFRRSWGFVCSCALCAGESGSSTEQHQKRNTVLAEIEALIRRKRPTKFYPDAMIRQVERFANKLSDLHEKEVYDDLSLPRLMLVWPTMWLVEVWHTRKQWKKVVKWSSEVFRNFGFVDPVREGRLWMYKDTQAVTTFEVIRALKWSAEAYTALGEGALARDCLDAARTGLKTMVGFVTEDTFAAFNGLPSYHILCLPLKSGRSAPSVTYGIRNIRGLANGALLGIADVEHESGHSVIAAKNPFLALQGFQLCEVSQPSACETVVFPQSCEHVGRQELSFDVCYGPFEHRIETKELHRIRFSNVVTCESPFRESSSSAQGSITFPARSTSTHHQQHQPTLQHHLRSLTNGPDRPGNRSPKNTSAIDAWLPPPRGRSVSTSSDNADLNPRDKFGFLAAVNVMSEPGSPLTLFPSPKSFHAGPGNRRFKSTTHDVLARVYHHNSRLSHSTMSASALALVLLASAPLATLAQTFQRLGACPDLGCVFPPDQAHFLPGQNFDIRVEIHAPVNGTEAFNDGVPDPEFTLTIASNSEPEGKSVVDFFGIEKEPELETWAFSWYEDLFAQDAGNKSVVNVASKAYRHLSLYEPGNYTVELNYYNGTKKTLTEWLVRPLAEEKKAKNVILFIGDGMTTNMITAARLLGHKSVNGKYQSRMQMDQFPILGHQMTHSVDSFITDSANSASALYSGHKGTSDSMGVYSDSSADDFDDPKVETIVEMVVRVWGSAWGAVTTAALDDATPAALTGHSRSRSNAGSLIDQALNGMTNYSWSSHPGPDVYFGGGASTFLPGATSYQSKDYYEEFRKQGYSVSWNATSLREAPIDSPALGVFSTSHLPVWLDRKIFKDNIAALKTHPSGDGSAPLDLPGLKDMTLKAVDILLERSNDTGFFLMSEGASIDKQMHALDYDRALGDLLEFDDTIRATVKKLSEAGELENTLIVVTADHGHGFDVFGVADTKYLAAQDTDRKKRDAIGIYERSGLSQYTVSRPDGIEYGTGPNFPSNWSPRYAIAPAFGANPDRNENYQLHESPRRVAVSGEDGYVANPEDGEDGFFVPGTIPTSSSSGVHSLTDVPVFAMGPCQETFAGVYDNTDVFFKIASCLGLGQSSPTPKRK